One Comamonas endophytica DNA window includes the following coding sequences:
- the sstT gene encoding serine/threonine transporter SstT, translated as MILKPLLHWLQRTSLVKQIVIALIAGIAFAYVWPQATASVGVLGQLFISALKAVAPVLVLLLVMASISNHRPGDATLIRPVLWLYAIGTLTAAIVGVLASTLFPSTLVLQTAAATEATPPGNVQEVLMALLLSAVDNPVNALLKANYIGILVWAVGLGLTLRHASAGTRQMLGDLSNSISTIIQGVIRCAPLGIFGLVATTFADAGTAALLGYAHLLTVLVGCMLFVALVVNPLIVFAKIRRNPYPLVLLCLRESAVTAFFTRSSAANIPINLALAKRLNLDEDTYSIAIPLGATINMAGAAITISVLSLAAAHTLGIVVDIPTAILLCVVASVCACGAAGVAGGSLLLIPLACSLFGISSDVSMQVVAIGFIIGIVQDSAETALNSSTDVIFTAAACQAEERRNAALA; from the coding sequence ATGATTCTCAAGCCCTTGTTGCACTGGCTGCAGCGCACCAGCCTTGTTAAGCAGATCGTGATCGCTCTGATTGCGGGCATTGCCTTTGCCTACGTCTGGCCCCAAGCCACCGCCAGCGTCGGCGTGCTCGGCCAGCTGTTCATCTCGGCGCTCAAGGCCGTGGCGCCGGTGCTGGTGCTGCTGCTCGTCATGGCCTCGATCAGCAATCACCGGCCCGGAGACGCCACACTGATCCGTCCGGTGCTGTGGCTGTATGCGATCGGCACGCTCACGGCGGCCATCGTCGGCGTGCTGGCCAGCACGCTGTTCCCCTCGACGCTGGTGCTGCAGACGGCCGCTGCGACCGAGGCCACGCCGCCGGGCAATGTGCAGGAGGTGCTGATGGCGCTGCTGCTGAGCGCCGTGGACAACCCGGTCAATGCGCTGCTCAAGGCCAACTACATCGGCATCCTGGTCTGGGCCGTGGGCCTGGGATTGACGCTGCGCCATGCCAGCGCCGGCACGCGCCAGATGCTGGGCGACCTGTCGAATTCCATCTCCACGATCATCCAGGGCGTGATCCGCTGCGCGCCGCTGGGTATTTTCGGGCTGGTGGCCACGACCTTTGCCGATGCCGGCACGGCCGCGCTGCTGGGCTATGCGCACCTGCTGACGGTGCTGGTCGGCTGCATGCTGTTCGTGGCGCTGGTGGTGAACCCCCTGATCGTGTTTGCCAAGATCCGCCGCAACCCCTACCCGCTGGTGCTGCTGTGCCTGCGCGAGAGCGCCGTCACGGCCTTCTTCACGCGCAGCTCGGCCGCCAACATCCCGATCAACCTGGCGCTGGCCAAGCGCCTGAATCTGGACGAAGACACCTACAGCATCGCCATTCCGCTGGGTGCAACGATCAACATGGCGGGCGCGGCGATCACCATCAGCGTGCTGTCGCTGGCGGCGGCGCATACGCTGGGCATCGTCGTGGACATTCCCACCGCCATCCTGCTGTGCGTGGTGGCCTCGGTCTGCGCCTGCGGCGCGGCCGGCGTGGCCGGCGGCTCGCTGCTGCTGATTCCGCTCGCCTGCAGCCTGTTCGGCATCTCCAGCGATGTGTCCATGCAGGTCGTGGCCATCGGCTTCATCATCGGCATCGTGCAGGACTCGGCGGAAACCGCACTGAACTCTTCCACTGACGTGATCTTCACTGCCGCCGCCTGCCAGGCCGAAGAGCGCAGGAACGCGGCGCTGGCCTGA
- the rlmB gene encoding 23S rRNA (guanosine(2251)-2'-O)-methyltransferase RlmB gives MSSPKVLFGFHAVGVRLKTAPQSIVEIYYEATRRDARMRQFLDRAREAGARLIEADGERLAKLAGSHGHQGVAARVEPTKQVTSLDELLEDLEESGVKNPLLLVLDGVTDPHNLGACLRVADGAGAHAVIAPKDHAAGINATVAKVASGAAETVPYFMVTNLARTLNELKERNIWIIGTSGDADKNIYQMDLKGPVALVLGAEGDGMRQLTRKTCDELVSIPMQGAVESLNVSVASGVCLFEAVRQRIGAA, from the coding sequence ATGTCGTCCCCCAAAGTTCTCTTCGGCTTCCACGCCGTTGGCGTGCGTCTGAAGACCGCGCCGCAATCCATCGTTGAAATCTACTACGAGGCCACGCGCCGCGACGCGCGCATGCGCCAGTTCCTCGACCGCGCGCGCGAAGCCGGCGCGCGCCTTATCGAAGCCGACGGCGAGCGCCTGGCGAAGCTCGCCGGCAGCCATGGCCACCAGGGCGTGGCGGCGCGCGTCGAGCCGACCAAGCAGGTCACCTCGCTCGACGAGCTGCTCGAAGACCTCGAGGAAAGCGGCGTGAAGAACCCGCTGTTGCTGGTGCTCGATGGCGTCACCGACCCGCACAACCTGGGCGCCTGCCTGCGCGTGGCCGACGGCGCGGGCGCGCATGCGGTCATCGCCCCCAAGGACCACGCGGCCGGCATCAACGCCACCGTGGCCAAGGTCGCCAGCGGCGCGGCCGAGACCGTGCCCTATTTCATGGTCACGAACCTGGCGCGCACGCTCAATGAGCTCAAGGAGCGCAATATCTGGATCATCGGCACCAGCGGCGATGCCGACAAGAACATCTACCAGATGGACCTCAAGGGACCGGTGGCGCTGGTGCTGGGCGCCGAAGGCGACGGCATGCGCCAGCTCACGCGCAAGACCTGCGACGAGCTGGTGAGCATTCCCATGCAGGGCGCGGTCGAGAGCCTCAACGTGTCCGTGGCCAGCGGCGTGTGCCTGTTCGAGGCCGTGCGCCAGCGCATCGGTGCGGCCTGA
- a CDS encoding aldo/keto reductase, producing MTASPLRPLGRSGLQVSPLCLGGNVFGWTVDEADAFSLLDAWLDAGFNFIDTADVYSRWVPGHAGGESERILGRWLSRSGRRARVVLATKVGKDMGEGRRGLRPEYIRTAVEASLRRLQTDHIDLYQSHEDDAQVPLADTLGAYADLMAAGKVRAIGASNYSAVRFKEALVTSERLGLPRYESLQPLYNLYDRAAFERELAPLCQSQQIGVINFHALAAGFLTGKYRSPGDAGKSPRGANTVKTYLNPRGLAVLQALDAVAERLGAQPGQVALAWQLQRPAVTSPIASASSLAQLGQLVQAAQLQLSAQDMEQLTAASSEDGARD from the coding sequence ATGACCGCATCGCCGCTTCGACCATTGGGCCGCTCCGGCCTGCAGGTTTCTCCCCTGTGCCTGGGCGGCAATGTGTTTGGCTGGACCGTCGATGAAGCCGACGCGTTCTCGCTGCTCGACGCCTGGCTGGATGCGGGTTTCAATTTCATCGATACCGCGGATGTGTATTCGCGCTGGGTGCCCGGCCATGCGGGCGGCGAATCCGAACGCATCCTGGGCCGGTGGCTGTCGCGCAGCGGCCGGCGCGCGCGGGTGGTGCTGGCCACCAAGGTCGGCAAGGACATGGGCGAAGGCCGGCGCGGCCTGCGCCCCGAATACATCCGCACGGCCGTCGAGGCGTCGCTGCGGCGCCTGCAGACCGACCATATCGATCTCTATCAGTCGCATGAAGACGACGCACAGGTGCCGCTGGCCGACACGCTGGGCGCCTATGCCGACCTGATGGCCGCGGGCAAGGTGCGGGCGATCGGTGCCTCGAATTACAGCGCGGTGCGCTTCAAGGAGGCTCTGGTGACCTCCGAGCGCCTGGGGCTGCCGCGCTATGAAAGCCTGCAGCCGCTGTACAACCTCTATGACCGCGCGGCGTTCGAGCGCGAGCTGGCGCCCCTGTGCCAGTCGCAGCAGATCGGCGTGATCAACTTCCATGCCCTGGCGGCCGGGTTCCTGACCGGCAAATACCGCAGCCCTGGCGATGCAGGCAAGAGCCCGCGCGGAGCGAATACGGTGAAGACCTATCTGAATCCGCGCGGCCTGGCCGTCCTGCAGGCGCTGGACGCCGTGGCCGAGCGCCTGGGGGCACAGCCCGGACAAGTGGCGCTGGCCTGGCAACTGCAGCGCCCCGCGGTCACCTCGCCGATCGCCAGCGCCAGCTCGCTGGCGCAGCTCGGGCAACTGGTGCAGGCCGCGCAGCTGCAGCTTTCGGCGCAGGACATGGAGCAGCTCACTGCCGCGAGCTCCGAGGATGGAGCGCGCGACTAG
- a CDS encoding helix-turn-helix transcriptional regulator: protein MTHPLIEQLTLARKAAQMTQAELAERAGLSRMTVQRLESGGLDPRLSTLSEMARVLGLQFHVGASSSAPDDKA, encoded by the coding sequence ATGACCCATCCCCTGATAGAACAACTGACCCTGGCGCGCAAGGCAGCGCAGATGACCCAGGCCGAGCTGGCCGAACGCGCCGGCCTGTCGCGCATGACGGTGCAACGCCTGGAAAGCGGCGGATTGGACCCGCGCCTGTCCACCTTGAGCGAGATGGCGCGCGTGCTGGGATTGCAATTCCATGTCGGCGCCAGCAGCAGCGCCCCGGACGACAAGGCATAG
- a CDS encoding dihydrolipoyl dehydrogenase: MQEPHSFDYDVLIIGAGSAGLSALRAVRRHTERFALIDAGPWGTTCARVGCMPSKLLLEAAHAFNRRHQFEAFGLRGAQQLHADIPAVLQRVRDERNAFVAGVLESTEDLGPRAITGRARIVDPHTVEIDGERRLSARSLVIATGSKPHVPEEWRVLGKRVLTTDTLFEQADLPRRMAVLGLGPLGTEMAQALAQLGIEVTAFHAGEHVAGLADPQVNAALQQTLRASMQLQLGHRPSLGAVQDDGITIHAGDFCTQVDAVLAATGRRPVVDGLGLENLGLPLDRHGLPELDRHTLQLGELSVFWAGDVNPDRALLHEAADEGEIAGSNAVAAQPQAYARRTPLAITFTEPSVATIGLPYDPQWTDEVAIGGVDFARQGRARMGLRNQGMLRLYARAQGGELLGAQLCAPAGEHLAHLLAWAIGRKCSVADLLELPFYHPVIEEGLRTALRDLQKHVHAPPAPGGLRFCAQPGLGGLD; this comes from the coding sequence ATGCAAGAGCCCCATTCCTTCGATTACGACGTCCTCATCATCGGCGCCGGCTCTGCCGGCCTGAGCGCGCTGCGCGCGGTGCGCCGCCATACCGAACGCTTCGCGCTGATTGACGCCGGCCCCTGGGGCACCACCTGCGCGCGCGTCGGCTGCATGCCCTCCAAGCTGCTGCTGGAAGCCGCCCATGCCTTCAACCGCCGCCACCAGTTCGAGGCCTTCGGCCTGCGCGGCGCGCAGCAGTTGCATGCCGACATTCCCGCGGTATTGCAGCGGGTGCGCGACGAGCGCAATGCCTTTGTCGCCGGGGTGCTGGAATCCACCGAGGATCTGGGCCCGCGCGCCATCACCGGGCGGGCGCGCATCGTCGACCCGCATACCGTCGAGATCGATGGCGAGCGGCGCCTGAGCGCGCGCAGCCTGGTCATCGCCACCGGCTCGAAGCCGCATGTGCCCGAGGAATGGCGTGTCCTGGGCAAACGCGTGCTGACGACCGACACCCTGTTCGAGCAAGCCGACCTGCCGCGGCGCATGGCCGTGCTGGGCCTTGGGCCGCTGGGCACCGAGATGGCGCAGGCGCTGGCGCAGCTCGGCATCGAGGTCACGGCCTTCCATGCCGGCGAGCATGTGGCGGGGTTGGCCGATCCGCAGGTCAATGCCGCGCTGCAGCAGACCTTGCGCGCCAGCATGCAGCTGCAGCTGGGCCATAGGCCCTCGCTGGGCGCGGTCCAGGATGACGGCATCACGATCCATGCGGGAGACTTCTGCACGCAGGTCGATGCGGTGCTGGCGGCCACGGGCCGGCGGCCGGTCGTCGATGGCCTGGGCCTGGAAAATCTCGGCCTGCCGCTCGACAGGCACGGCCTGCCGGAACTCGACCGCCACACGCTGCAGCTGGGAGAGCTGTCGGTGTTCTGGGCGGGCGACGTGAACCCCGACCGCGCGCTGCTGCACGAGGCCGCCGACGAAGGCGAGATCGCCGGCAGCAACGCCGTGGCCGCCCAGCCGCAGGCCTATGCACGGCGCACGCCGCTGGCCATCACCTTCACCGAGCCTTCCGTGGCCACCATCGGCCTGCCCTACGATCCCCAGTGGACCGACGAGGTGGCCATCGGCGGCGTCGATTTCGCTCGCCAGGGACGCGCGCGCATGGGCCTGCGCAACCAGGGCATGCTGCGCCTCTACGCGCGGGCACAGGGCGGCGAGCTGCTGGGCGCCCAGCTGTGCGCACCCGCGGGCGAGCATCTGGCGCATCTGCTGGCCTGGGCCATCGGGCGCAAATGCAGCGTCGCCGACCTGCTGGAGCTGCCCTTCTACCACCCGGTGATCGAGGAAGGCCTGCGCACCGCGCTGCGCGATCTGCAAAAGCATGTGCATGCGCCGCCAGCGCCCGGCGGGCTGCGCTTCTGTGCACAGCCCGGGCTGGGTGGGCTGGACTGA
- a CDS encoding IMPACT family protein, translated as MPQTLSVPAHSELLIKKSRFIGCVQPMGDRSSAQQVVDGLRRAHPGAAHVCWALLAGGQSAAVDDGEPSGTAGRPMLDVLRHQELEGVLATVVRYFGGVKLGAGGLVRAYTDCVAQALLTAPKVQLQRMRLLRCSVPYALEGLLRREIAAAQAELLDVAHGSLVTLQWRLPETAGAAMVAHLNEVCQGRVGWLDPA; from the coding sequence ATGCCCCAGACCCTATCCGTACCTGCGCACAGCGAGCTTCTGATCAAGAAAAGCCGTTTCATCGGCTGCGTGCAGCCGATGGGCGACCGCTCCAGCGCCCAGCAGGTGGTGGACGGCTTGCGGCGTGCCCACCCCGGCGCGGCGCATGTCTGCTGGGCGCTGCTGGCGGGCGGACAATCGGCTGCAGTGGACGACGGCGAGCCCAGCGGCACGGCCGGCCGCCCGATGCTGGATGTGCTGCGCCACCAGGAGCTCGAGGGCGTGCTGGCCACCGTGGTGCGCTACTTCGGCGGCGTCAAGCTGGGCGCGGGCGGCCTGGTGCGCGCCTATACCGACTGCGTGGCGCAGGCGCTGCTGACCGCCCCCAAGGTCCAGCTGCAGCGCATGCGGCTGCTGCGCTGCAGCGTGCCCTATGCGCTGGAGGGCCTGCTGCGCCGCGAGATTGCCGCTGCCCAGGCCGAGCTGCTCGATGTGGCGCATGGCAGCCTTGTCACGCTGCAGTGGCGCCTGCCCGAGACCGCAGGTGCGGCCATGGTGGCGCACCTCAATGAGGTCTGCCAGGGGCGGGTCGGCTGGCTGGACCCCGCGTAA
- a CDS encoding YgiQ family radical SAM protein — MNAPVDVSFFARAAKPLTSYRPYWAKRFGTAKFLPTTRQEMEQLGWDSCDVVLVTGDAYVDHPSFGMAVIGRVLEAQGFRVGIIAQPDWQSADAFKALGKPNLFWGVTAGNMDSMINRYTADRKIRSDDAYTPGDVAGKRPDRAAIVYSQRCREAFKDVPLVLGGIEGSLRRIAHYDYWSDKVRRSIVVDSKCDLLLYGNAERALVEVAHRLAAREPVESITDVRGTAFVRRASEDGWFEIDSTTVDEPGRVEPHINPYQTTSEQAAAQGASCSKEDAAPAEVMGPSCGTGKNTPARRQYDSPLVAGVEEGDAVQPIQFVANPALRSKLKAPPRDHSVIRLPSYEQVKSDPILYAHANRVLHLETNPGNARALVQAHGEGTTARDVWINPPPIPLTTAEMDYVFDLPYARSPHPRYADENGSHDGATKIPAWEMIRFSVNIMRGCFGGCTFCSITEHEGRIIQSRSEDSIIQEIEDIRDKVSGFTGTISDLGGPTANMYRLGCRTPEIEAACRKPSCVYPGICQNLTTNHDPLIKIYRRGRALKGIKKILIGSGLRYDLAVQSPEYVRELVQHHVGGYLKIAPEHTEQGPLTKMMKPGIGSYDKFKRMFEQFSEEAGKKQFLIPYFIAAHPGTSDEDMMNLAIWLKKNGFRADQVQTFYPSPMATATAMYHSGRNTLKRVRRSMLSEDESVDIVRGEKRRRLHKAFLRYHDPNNWPLLREALKAMGRSDLIGNGKQHLIPTFQPVTDGTYQSARRKNSTAPAKPLARPQAVAAGGRQAQPVKGQLLTQHTGLPPRAGTGSKPAGRPGNGRPMAGASRPGTGKR; from the coding sequence ATGAACGCCCCCGTTGACGTTTCCTTCTTCGCCCGCGCCGCCAAGCCGCTGACCAGCTACCGCCCGTACTGGGCCAAGCGTTTCGGCACGGCCAAATTCCTGCCGACCACGCGCCAGGAAATGGAGCAGCTCGGCTGGGACAGCTGCGATGTGGTGCTGGTCACGGGCGATGCCTATGTGGACCATCCGAGCTTCGGCATGGCCGTGATCGGCCGGGTGCTGGAGGCACAGGGCTTTCGCGTGGGCATCATTGCCCAACCCGACTGGCAAAGCGCCGACGCGTTCAAGGCTTTGGGCAAGCCGAACCTGTTCTGGGGCGTCACGGCGGGCAACATGGACTCCATGATCAATCGCTACACGGCGGACCGCAAGATCCGCTCGGATGATGCGTATACGCCGGGCGATGTCGCCGGCAAGCGTCCCGACCGTGCGGCCATCGTCTACAGCCAGCGCTGCCGCGAGGCCTTCAAGGACGTGCCGCTGGTGCTGGGCGGCATCGAGGGCAGCCTGCGCCGCATTGCGCATTACGACTACTGGAGCGACAAGGTGCGCCGCTCCATCGTGGTGGACTCCAAGTGCGACCTGCTGCTGTACGGCAATGCCGAGCGGGCGCTGGTCGAAGTCGCCCATCGCCTGGCGGCGCGCGAGCCCGTGGAAAGCATCACCGATGTGCGCGGCACTGCCTTCGTGCGCCGCGCCTCGGAAGACGGCTGGTTCGAGATCGATTCGACCACTGTCGACGAACCGGGCCGCGTCGAGCCGCATATCAACCCCTACCAGACCACCAGCGAACAGGCCGCGGCCCAGGGCGCCAGCTGCAGCAAGGAAGACGCGGCGCCGGCAGAAGTGATGGGTCCGAGCTGCGGCACTGGCAAGAACACTCCGGCCCGGCGCCAGTACGACTCTCCGCTGGTCGCCGGCGTGGAGGAGGGCGATGCGGTCCAGCCCATCCAGTTCGTCGCCAACCCGGCGCTGCGCAGCAAGCTCAAGGCGCCGCCGCGCGATCATTCGGTGATCCGCCTGCCGAGCTACGAGCAGGTCAAGAGCGACCCGATCCTCTACGCCCACGCCAACCGCGTGCTGCACCTCGAGACCAACCCCGGCAATGCGCGCGCGCTGGTGCAGGCGCATGGCGAAGGCACGACCGCGCGCGACGTCTGGATCAACCCGCCGCCGATCCCGCTGACCACGGCCGAGATGGACTACGTGTTCGATCTGCCCTACGCGCGTTCGCCTCACCCGCGCTATGCCGACGAGAATGGCAGCCACGACGGCGCCACCAAGATCCCGGCCTGGGAGATGATCCGTTTCTCGGTCAACATCATGCGCGGCTGCTTCGGCGGCTGCACCTTCTGCTCGATCACCGAGCACGAGGGCCGCATCATCCAGAGCCGCTCCGAAGACTCCATCATCCAGGAGATCGAGGACATCCGCGACAAGGTGTCGGGCTTCACGGGCACGATCTCCGACCTGGGTGGCCCCACGGCGAACATGTACCGCCTGGGCTGCCGCACGCCCGAGATCGAGGCCGCGTGCCGCAAGCCCAGCTGCGTCTATCCGGGCATCTGCCAGAACCTGACCACCAACCACGATCCGCTGATCAAGATCTACCGCCGCGGGCGCGCGCTCAAGGGCATCAAGAAGATCCTGATCGGCTCGGGCCTGCGCTACGACCTCGCGGTGCAGTCGCCCGAGTACGTCAGGGAGCTGGTGCAGCACCATGTGGGCGGCTATCTGAAGATCGCGCCCGAGCATACCGAGCAGGGTCCGCTCACCAAGATGATGAAGCCGGGCATCGGCAGCTACGACAAGTTCAAGAGGATGTTCGAACAGTTCAGCGAAGAGGCCGGCAAGAAGCAGTTCCTGATTCCCTACTTCATCGCGGCCCACCCGGGCACCAGCGACGAGGACATGATGAACCTCGCGATCTGGCTCAAGAAGAACGGTTTCCGCGCCGACCAGGTGCAGACCTTCTACCCGAGTCCGATGGCCACGGCCACCGCGATGTACCACTCGGGGCGCAACACGCTCAAGCGCGTGCGCCGCAGCATGCTCAGCGAGGACGAGTCGGTCGATATCGTGCGCGGCGAAAAGCGCCGCCGGCTGCACAAGGCCTTCCTGCGCTACCACGACCCGAACAACTGGCCGCTGCTGCGCGAGGCGCTCAAGGCCATGGGCCGGTCCGACCTGATCGGCAATGGCAAGCAGCATCTGATCCCGACCTTCCAGCCGGTGACGGACGGCACCTACCAGAGCGCGCGCCGCAAGAACAGCACCGCGCCGGCCAAGCCCCTGGCCCGGCCCCAGGCCGTGGCTGCAGGCGGGCGCCAGGCCCAGCCGGTCAAGGGCCAGTTGCTGACCCAGCACACCGGGCTGCCGCCGCGCGCCGGCACGGGGTCTAAGCCCGCGGGCCGGCCGGGCAACGGCCGTCCGATGGCTGGAGCTTCGCGCCCTGGAACAGGCAAGCGCTGA
- a CDS encoding CoA transferase has product MHTTSSWSALPLQPLRGTRILSLALNLPGPAALLRCAAMGAKCTKLEPLPAPGNGCGDPMHAYCAPAYEHLHAGVECLQIDLKTPQGQDQLHAELARADVLMTSFRPTALRKLGLEWETLQARHPQLSMVRIFGMTGVGADTPGHDITYQAEAGLLPTGQMPASLLADMTGALMASEAVLQTQMHRLRCGAGALLDIGLFEAAQWLAQPLHWGLSAPGGVVGGAHAGYRTYRCRDGMVAVAALEPHFAARLCAAAGLSSPGDVATMQDPATHEAIASFVQQRSMAQLQEIALQQDIPLHAIHAAVA; this is encoded by the coding sequence ATGCACACAACCTCTTCCTGGTCTGCCCTGCCCCTGCAGCCGCTGCGCGGCACCCGTATCCTCAGCCTGGCACTGAACCTTCCCGGCCCGGCTGCACTGCTGCGCTGCGCAGCCATGGGGGCAAAGTGCACCAAGCTGGAGCCATTGCCTGCGCCAGGCAATGGCTGCGGCGATCCCATGCACGCCTATTGCGCCCCGGCCTATGAACACCTGCACGCTGGCGTGGAGTGCCTGCAGATCGACCTCAAGACGCCGCAGGGCCAGGATCAGCTGCATGCCGAGCTCGCCCGGGCCGACGTCCTCATGACCTCGTTCAGGCCCACTGCCCTGCGCAAGCTGGGGCTGGAATGGGAAACACTGCAGGCGCGCCACCCGCAGTTGTCCATGGTGCGCATCTTCGGCATGACCGGGGTCGGTGCGGATACCCCCGGCCACGACATCACCTACCAGGCTGAAGCGGGCCTGCTGCCCACGGGCCAGATGCCGGCCTCGCTGCTGGCGGACATGACCGGCGCGCTGATGGCCAGCGAGGCGGTGCTGCAGACCCAGATGCACCGGCTGCGCTGCGGCGCGGGCGCGCTGCTGGACATCGGACTGTTCGAGGCGGCGCAGTGGCTGGCGCAACCGCTGCACTGGGGACTGTCGGCGCCGGGCGGCGTGGTGGGCGGCGCGCATGCCGGCTACCGTACCTACCGCTGCCGCGACGGCATGGTCGCGGTGGCCGCGCTCGAGCCGCATTTCGCCGCGCGGCTGTGCGCGGCAGCCGGCCTGTCGTCGCCGGGAGACGTCGCCACCATGCAGGACCCTGCCACGCACGAGGCCATTGCCAGCTTCGTTCAGCAGCGCTCCATGGCGCAACTGCAGGAAATCGCGCTGCAGCAGGATATTCCGCTGCACGCCATTCACGCCGCGGTCGCCTGA
- a CDS encoding IclR family transcriptional regulator domain-containing protein encodes MTVQPPAQDPKPGDSYVQSFARGLGVIHSFSADAPQQTLSEVAARTGLTRAGARRILLTLQTLGYVESDGRLFRLTPRILELGFAYLSSMPLWNLAEPIMETLVDEVRESCSAAVLDGLDVVYVMRVHTHKIMRTHLGVGSRLPACWTSMGRVLLAGLPDAELERRLQGLKMQRFTQHTEVDLPSLTARIREARSQGWCLVNQELEEGLISLAAPLTNRAGQTVAALNISGQANRTSAEVMQAQLLPALLQAARAISQRMGAALD; translated from the coding sequence ATGACCGTCCAGCCCCCAGCCCAAGACCCCAAGCCCGGCGACAGCTACGTGCAATCCTTTGCGCGCGGACTCGGCGTGATCCACTCCTTCAGCGCCGACGCCCCGCAGCAGACGCTCAGCGAGGTGGCAGCGCGCACCGGCCTCACCCGCGCCGGTGCGCGCCGCATCCTGCTGACGCTGCAGACGCTGGGCTATGTGGAAAGCGACGGCCGGCTGTTTCGCCTCACGCCGCGCATCCTCGAGCTGGGCTTCGCCTATCTGTCCTCGATGCCGCTGTGGAACCTGGCCGAGCCGATCATGGAAACGCTGGTCGATGAGGTGCGCGAATCGTGCTCGGCCGCCGTGCTGGACGGCCTCGATGTCGTCTATGTGATGCGCGTGCACACGCACAAGATCATGCGCACCCACCTGGGCGTGGGATCGCGCCTGCCTGCCTGCTGGACTTCCATGGGACGGGTGCTGCTGGCCGGGCTGCCCGACGCGGAACTGGAGCGCCGCCTGCAGGGCCTCAAGATGCAGCGCTTCACGCAGCACACCGAGGTCGACCTGCCATCCCTGACTGCGCGCATCCGCGAGGCGCGCAGCCAGGGATGGTGTCTGGTGAACCAGGAGCTCGAAGAAGGATTGATCTCGCTGGCGGCGCCGCTCACCAACCGCGCGGGCCAGACCGTGGCGGCGCTCAATATCAGCGGCCAGGCCAACCGCACCAGCGCTGAAGTGATGCAGGCGCAACTGCTGCCGGCGCTGCTGCAGGCGGCGCGCGCCATTTCCCAGCGCATGGGGGCCGCGCTGGACTGA
- a CDS encoding 3-oxoacid CoA-transferase subunit A yields MINKIADSAAQALSGVKDGDTVLIGGFGTAGIPNELIDGLIEHGARELTVVNNNAGNGEQGLAALLKAGRVRKIICSFPRQVDSHVFDGLYRSGQLELELVPQGNLAERLRAAGAGIGAFFCPTAYGTELAAGKETREIDGKHYVLEYPIHGDVALIKAEQGDRWGNLTFRMSARNFGPVMAMAARHTVATVHDIVELGQLEPESIVTPGIFVSQIVRVDRVATQAGGIKQAA; encoded by the coding sequence ATGATCAACAAGATTGCCGACTCGGCGGCCCAGGCGCTGTCCGGCGTGAAGGACGGCGACACGGTGCTGATCGGCGGCTTCGGCACGGCCGGCATCCCCAACGAACTGATCGACGGCCTGATCGAGCACGGCGCGCGCGAGCTCACGGTGGTGAACAACAACGCCGGCAACGGGGAACAGGGCCTCGCTGCTTTGCTCAAGGCCGGGCGCGTGCGCAAGATCATCTGCAGCTTCCCGCGCCAGGTCGACAGCCATGTTTTCGATGGCCTGTACCGCAGCGGCCAGCTCGAGCTGGAACTCGTGCCCCAGGGCAACCTGGCCGAACGGCTGCGCGCCGCCGGCGCCGGCATCGGCGCGTTCTTCTGTCCCACGGCCTACGGCACCGAGCTGGCCGCGGGCAAGGAAACGCGCGAGATCGATGGCAAGCACTATGTGCTCGAGTACCCGATCCATGGCGACGTCGCGCTGATCAAGGCGGAGCAGGGCGATCGCTGGGGCAACCTCACCTTCCGCATGTCGGCGCGCAATTTCGGCCCGGTGATGGCCATGGCCGCGCGCCACACGGTGGCGACGGTGCACGACATCGTCGAGCTGGGCCAGCTGGAGCCGGAAAGCATCGTCACCCCCGGCATCTTCGTCAGCCAGATCGTGCGCGTGGACCGCGTCGCGACCCAGGCCGGCGGCATCAAGCAGGCAGCCTGA